The Montipora foliosa isolate CH-2021 chromosome 14, ASM3666993v2, whole genome shotgun sequence genome window below encodes:
- the LOC137985494 gene encoding tropomyosin-like: MAKNIKRKTWKSSSTSSTEENFSPDDKRIKHNVSFTDSERSSESDEVLTLLKMAETVMPKLDQVLEKLQKLEDQIQSVDEKVSSLQVKVESFEVFKKETETKIKELEDGLNFANAERESFKKNFQEIQSQVHLLRDEKLYMEVYQRRENLRFFGIKEEKDVNEDTREVLVDFFKNRTRRGRC, from the coding sequence ATggccaaaaatattaaaagaaaaacgtggaAAAGCTCCTCAACATCCTCTACTGAAGAAAACTTCTCGCCCGATGACAAAAGGATAAAACATAACGTATCATTCACAGATTCTGAGCGTAGTAGCGAGTCGGATGAGGTGCTCACTTTGCTGAAAATGGCGGAGACGGTAATGCCAAAACTAGACCAAGTGTTAGAAAAGCTACAAAAATTAGAAGATCAAATTCAATCAGTGGACGAGAAAGTAAGTAGCCTTCAAGTCAAGGTCGAAAGTTTCGAGGTGTTTAAGAAGGAGACAGAAACGAAGATTAAAGAGCTTGAGGACGGTTTGAACTTCGCTAATGCAGAAAGAGAGTCGTTCAAGaagaattttcaagaaatacagAGTCAAGTTCACCTTCTCAGAGACGAGAAACTGTATATGGAGGTTTATCAGCGGCGTGAGAATCTTCGTTTCTTTggaattaaagaagaaaaagatgtaAACGAAGACACGAGGGAggttttggttgatttttttaaaaaccgaaCTCGGCGTGGAAGATGCTGA